From the Candidatus Desulfatibia profunda genome, the window TGAGAAGATCGAATCTACCGGCCAACCGGCGAACGGGATAACGGGATAACCCAAAAAGGCATCCGGAGCAAGCCGGTTCCGGTGTCGGCGGGACCGCAAGGATCTTAAAAATAAAGAGGGCGGCCAAACACCTGATGCGGCCGTCTCTGTCTTGTAATCAGATCTTAAACAGCGGCTTTGAGTTTTTTCCCGGGTTTAAATTTGACCACGTTGGCAGCCTTAATTTTGATTGCTTCTCCGGTTTGAGGATTGCGACCCTTACGAGCTTTGCGGCGAGATTTTAAAAATGTGCCGAATCCTACCAGGGTAACCTTGCCGTCTTTCTTTTTCAGTGCTTTGGTGATGCTGGCGATAAAAGAATCCAAGGCAGCAGCGGCTGCAACCTTGGTGATGCCTGCATCGGTTGCCATTTTTTCGACTAATTCTGCTTTTGTCATCTGTTTCCCCCCTTGTTTTGTTTTGGTTGATGGCCTAATCCCCCTATTTTTTTGTGTTTACACAAAAAACAGATAAAGTCAACAAGTAAACGACCGTTAATTAAGGTTTTGCAAGAAGAAATTGCTGAAAACAGGCTTCCTTCAGTTGTTTGTGCGGGGAATATGTGGTTGGCATGCAAAGTAGTTTTTGCAATTTACTTTCAAATTTCCATTTTCAAGTTTCACTCCGTCACAATTTTTCCAGCAGATCGCAGAGCAGCCGGACGCCGAAACCGGTGCCGCCGGCACCGCAGTATGCGGTTTCCTTTTTGGTGTAGGCCGGGCCGGCGATGTCGATATGAGCCCAGCGGGTTTCTCCTATAAATTCGGAAAGGAACAGGGCGGCGGTGATGGCACCGCCATAGCGAGTACTGCTCATATTGTTCAGATCGGCAAAATCGCTTTTGAGCAGTTCTTTATAATCCTCCGGCAGCGGCATCCTCCAGCAACGCTCATGGGTTTTCGCGCCGGACAAAAAAATATCTTCAGCCAATTTGTCGTCAAAAGAAAAAAGGCCGGCGATTTTTTCGCCCAGCGCAACGACGCAGGCACCGGTCAGGGTTGCCAGATCGATGAGGATCCGGGGCTTGTATCTTTTAACCCCGTAAGCGATGGCATCGATTAATATCAGGCGGCCCTCAGCATCGGTATTGCCGATTTCCACGGTCTTTCCGGCAAAACTGTTGATGATGTCTCCGGGCCGGGAAGCATCTCCTGAAGGCATGTTTTCAACAACAGGAATGATGCCGACAACGCTGGCTTTCGATTTTAGCCTGGCGAGTGAAATCAGCGTTGCCGCTACTGCCGCTGCACCGGACATGTCCAACTTCATATCCTCAAGAGACCCCGAAGGTTTCAGGTTGATACCGCCGGAATCGAACGTTACGCCTTTTCCCACCAGCACTATCGTGTTGGCGGTTTTTTTGGGATGATGCTCCAGTATTACCATCCGGGGTCTGTTCCGGCTTCCGGCGGCAACGGCCAGAATTGCCCCGAAATTTTTCTGTTTGAGCTCTTTTTCCCCCCATACGGTAACCTTGAGATTTTCTTTACGGGCCAGCTGTGCAATCGAGTTGCTGAACTGTTCGGGCTTTTTGTCGTTGGGCGGCGTACTGACCCATTCCCTTGCCAGGATCGTTCCCTGACAGACCGTTTCGATTCGATCCGATAATTTGCGATAGTTTTTTATGGCATCTGCACTTACGAGCAGATGGATCTTTTTGAGCGGTTTATGCTTTTTTTCTTTTTTATATTTGTCAAACAAATGGTTGCCGAGGCAGGCACCTTCCATCATGGATTCAAGTACGCCCTGAATTTCCATATTGAGTGCGGCGGCGGCCGGAACGGCAATCAACATATTTGAAAGATCTTTCTTGATAGCTTCCATTACAGCCTTGCCCGCTGTCGCCCGCAGGGCTTCCATATCTACTTTTTCCAGCTTTCCGAGTCCCATAAAAACAACTCTTAAGGTTTTAACGTCCGGCAAATTGTACAGGGAAATCTGATCGCCTTTCTCTCCCTTAAATTCTTTGAGTCTCTTGGCGATACGGACAAGGGTAGCGATGGTTGCATCATCATGTATCTGTTTGTCTTGGCAAACAGGGATAACCAATGTTTCTGCTTTTACTTTTTTTAGATCAACGGATGTTAAGTGTATCATCAATTGCTTCTCCTTTCCGGCGGACACATGCAGTTTTTTTTGGAAAGATGGCGTACCGGAGTACTAGTTTCATATCATATATTCCATCCGTATAGTCAATGAGAATATAGGGGATGCGCTCAGTGTTGGCGTCCAACACGATCAGGTGTTGCAAGATTGACCGGTTATAATGTATAGCTTAAAGAACATCAGAAGTGTGAGAAAAAGCGAATAGGAGTTGATTAAATGCGGATTGTTACCAGGCCGGATTTTGACGGGGTGGTCTGTGCCGCGCTTCTTTATGAAGCGGAAAAGATAACAAAACCGGTAAAATGGGCCCAACCGAATGACATGCAAAGCGGTTTGGTTGATGTTCAAAAAGGCGACATCATCGCAAACTTGCCTTACGATGAAAGGTGTGCGCTGTGGTTCGATCATCATTATACCAATAGAGTTCACAAACCGTTTAAAGGCAT encodes:
- a CDS encoding HU family DNA-binding protein codes for the protein MTKAELVEKMATDAGITKVAAAAALDSFIASITKALKKKDGKVTLVGFGTFLKSRRKARKGRNPQTGEAIKIKAANVVKFKPGKKLKAAV
- a CDS encoding leucyl aminopeptidase, which codes for MIHLTSVDLKKVKAETLVIPVCQDKQIHDDATIATLVRIAKRLKEFKGEKGDQISLYNLPDVKTLRVVFMGLGKLEKVDMEALRATAGKAVMEAIKKDLSNMLIAVPAAAALNMEIQGVLESMMEGACLGNHLFDKYKKEKKHKPLKKIHLLVSADAIKNYRKLSDRIETVCQGTILAREWVSTPPNDKKPEQFSNSIAQLARKENLKVTVWGEKELKQKNFGAILAVAAGSRNRPRMVILEHHPKKTANTIVLVGKGVTFDSGGINLKPSGSLEDMKLDMSGAAAVAATLISLARLKSKASVVGIIPVVENMPSGDASRPGDIINSFAGKTVEIGNTDAEGRLILIDAIAYGVKRYKPRILIDLATLTGACVVALGEKIAGLFSFDDKLAEDIFLSGAKTHERCWRMPLPEDYKELLKSDFADLNNMSSTRYGGAITAALFLSEFIGETRWAHIDIAGPAYTKKETAYCGAGGTGFGVRLLCDLLEKL